One genomic region from Enoplosus armatus isolate fEnoArm2 chromosome 17, fEnoArm2.hap1, whole genome shotgun sequence encodes:
- the angptl8 gene encoding angiopoietin-like protein 8 — MENKAAPQEEVNVLMFGVIQFSESLNYVYETTEAKIAKISQALKSHEGTLQKLGRQTEQAAQVEKQMKEVMHLLQDQLVKQQTQTKMTKDWLANMEQEEVELKTKVKRLEMYLNNSVPTSIKELQERAEEHSNVLKGLQHLTRFQKENIETQNEQLSKLQKMSETMTQWF; from the exons ATGGAAAACAAGGCTGCGCCACAGGAAGAAGTCAACGTGCTCATGTTTGGTGTCATACAGTTCAGTGAATCCCTCAACTATGTTTATGAAACCACTGAGGCAAAGATAGCTAAAATCAGCCAGGCTTTGAAGAGCCATGAGGGGACTCTCCAAAAGCTGGGAAGGCAGACTGAGCAGGCAGCACAGGTggagaaacagatgaaagaaGTGATGCACTTGCTACAg GACCAGCTGGTCAAGCAACAGACTCAGACCAAGATGACTAAAGACTGGCTGGCCAACATGGAGCAGGAAGAGGTGgagctgaaaacaaaagtgaagaGGTTGGAGATGTATCTCAACAACTCCGTACCCACCAGCATCAAAGAGCTGCAG gagagagcagaggagcacTCCAACGTCTTGAAAGGTTTACAGCATTTGACCAGATTCCAAAAAGAGAATATTGAGACTCAGAATGAGCAGCTCTCCAAACTGCAGAAGATG AGTGAAACTATGACACAGTGGTTTTAA